A genomic region of Methanofollis fontis contains the following coding sequences:
- a CDS encoding NAD(P)-dependent glycerol-1-phosphate dehydrogenase, whose translation MGGEGIKVLREKVFDKSRWMQFPRDVLIGHEVIDEIPSVCRDLHLGTRAFLITGEHTMSIAGERIAELLNETCDVRCHIATAISPDEIARTENAAEDADFILGIGGGRVIDIAKIVSYNLDRQFISVPTAAAHDGVASARATVPTAGGSTSMEAHPPIAVVADTGIIAAAPRRLLASGCADIISNYTAILDWELAHRMRGEPISEYAIALSRMTAEIIVKNAGDISAHTEESAWMVMKALVSSGVAMSIAGSSRPASGGEHKFSHALDRIAPGRSLHGEQCGVGSIVTMYLHGGDWRGLRDSLRRIGAPTTPAGLGIEDEQAVEALLSARTIRPERFTILDMGLSRQSAEKIIRMLYEE comes from the coding sequence ATGGGCGGAGAGGGTATTAAAGTACTCAGAGAGAAGGTTTTCGACAAGTCGCGGTGGATGCAGTTCCCCCGGGATGTTCTTATCGGGCATGAGGTGATCGATGAGATCCCCTCGGTCTGCCGGGACCTCCACCTCGGCACCCGGGCCTTTCTGATCACCGGTGAGCACACCATGTCCATAGCCGGAGAACGTATCGCCGAACTCCTGAATGAGACCTGTGATGTCAGGTGCCATATCGCCACCGCAATCTCCCCGGATGAGATTGCACGCACCGAAAACGCTGCGGAAGACGCGGATTTCATCCTCGGCATCGGAGGGGGGCGCGTGATCGATATCGCAAAGATCGTCTCATACAACCTGGACCGGCAGTTCATCTCGGTGCCGACAGCCGCAGCACATGACGGCGTTGCCTCGGCGAGGGCGACGGTGCCGACAGCGGGGGGGAGCACCTCCATGGAGGCCCACCCTCCCATCGCCGTCGTCGCCGATACCGGCATCATCGCCGCCGCACCCCGTCGCCTGCTCGCATCGGGCTGCGCCGACATCATCTCGAACTACACCGCCATCCTTGACTGGGAGCTTGCCCACCGCATGCGGGGCGAACCGATCTCGGAATATGCGATCGCCCTCTCCCGGATGACCGCAGAGATCATTGTCAAGAATGCAGGGGACATCAGTGCACACACCGAGGAGAGCGCATGGATGGTGATGAAGGCGCTGGTGTCGTCCGGTGTGGCAATGAGCATCGCAGGATCGTCAAGACCGGCAAGCGGAGGCGAACACAAGTTCTCCCATGCCCTTGACCGGATCGCGCCAGGCCGCTCCCTCCACGGAGAGCAGTGCGGAGTCGGTTCGATTGTCACGATGTATCTGCATGGCGGCGACTGGCGAGGTCTCAGGGACTCGTTGCGAAGGATTGGCGCCCCGACGACCCCGGCAGGTCTTGGCATTGAGGACGAGCAGGCGGTGGAGGCGCTCCTCTCTGCACGCACCATCCGCCCGGAACGGTTTACGATTCTGGACATGGGGCTCTCGCGGCAGAGTGCCGAAAAGATCATCAGGATGCTCTACGAGGAGTGA
- a CDS encoding ADP-ribosylglycohydrolase family protein, whose translation MHFTRVAGVLLGLAVGDALGAPLEGLPSPDKTVTRMQSGGIHATRRGEYTDDTLQALGLARSLIVCRGFSPEDFISRLISSYEQEPRYYGPTSRTVFSLVREGIRPEDAAKIAHIQNRGSRTNGSVMRAPPVGVFYSPATVREVSLACSALTHHDPVAGECSAFVNQMISELCRGASKMGAFCDALDRCQNAEVAERLGNFHIWPLEPSLDAVLSTHCALAVFMGSDSLEKTLVRAVNLGGDADTVGAIAGALAGALYGFPSIPHRWLVDFRHTGEILSISRRLWAVAEHA comes from the coding sequence TTGCACTTCACGCGCGTTGCCGGCGTTCTCCTTGGACTTGCTGTTGGAGACGCGCTTGGTGCGCCCCTCGAAGGCCTTCCCTCTCCTGACAAAACCGTAACCAGAATGCAGAGCGGAGGAATTCACGCCACCAGAAGGGGGGAATATACCGACGACACCCTGCAGGCACTGGGGCTTGCACGTTCTCTCATTGTATGCAGGGGCTTTTCGCCGGAAGACTTCATTTCACGCCTGATTTCCAGCTATGAACAGGAGCCCCGCTACTATGGCCCCACCTCCAGGACGGTGTTTTCTCTTGTCAGGGAGGGAATACGGCCGGAAGATGCCGCAAAAATCGCTCATATCCAGAACAGGGGAAGCCGAACGAATGGCAGCGTGATGCGTGCCCCTCCGGTGGGAGTGTTCTATTCGCCAGCGACGGTGCGGGAGGTGAGTCTCGCCTGTTCGGCCCTCACCCACCACGATCCGGTGGCCGGTGAGTGCTCGGCCTTTGTCAACCAGATGATCTCTGAACTCTGCCGGGGCGCCTCAAAGATGGGGGCCTTCTGCGATGCACTCGACCGCTGTCAGAACGCCGAGGTCGCCGAACGTCTCGGAAATTTCCATATCTGGCCTCTTGAACCCTCGCTGGATGCCGTTCTCTCCACCCATTGTGCTCTTGCCGTCTTTATGGGTTCAGACAGTCTTGAAAAGACGCTTGTGAGGGCAGTAAACCTGGGGGGGGATGCCGACACGGTGGGTGCGATCGCCGGAGCGCTTGCCGGGGCACTCTACGGTTTTCCATCGATCCCCCACCGCTGGCTGGTTGACTTCAGGCATACCGGAGAGATCCTCTCGATCTCCCGGCGTCTCTGGGCGGTGGCAGAGCACGCCTGA
- a CDS encoding DUF63 family protein yields MIRDFLYKYYIDPILYGQPYTIVDTLTYALILILSVWLVYRGLVRFGITVDRRFVLSTIPFVVLGGLLRVVEDTGMITSDLRILLITPLIFFAVFFITIAALFISRLLQMGGFVDDYARPYGGIGILLSIAAFIVLMVWGAANTRIDPVVLVAIPAMGAITTGAVWAFLRYVLRWEYVADPLYILLIAGHMLDASATSFGIDLHPLQYVEQHVVGSALIEWTGTAFAMFPLKLAVIIPAIYILEIYRREGNTAFWHLVVLAMIVVGMAPGVRDMMRMVIYV; encoded by the coding sequence ATGATTAGGGATTTCCTCTACAAATATTACATTGATCCGATCCTGTATGGTCAGCCGTACACGATCGTTGACACCCTCACCTATGCCCTGATCCTGATCCTTTCGGTCTGGCTCGTCTATCGCGGTCTGGTTCGGTTCGGTATCACCGTGGACCGCCGTTTTGTCCTCTCGACGATCCCCTTTGTGGTCCTCGGGGGCCTTCTCCGTGTGGTCGAGGATACCGGCATGATCACCTCGGACCTCCGCATCCTCCTTATCACCCCCCTGATCTTCTTTGCGGTGTTTTTCATCACTATTGCGGCCCTCTTTATCTCTCGCCTCCTCCAGATGGGGGGGTTCGTCGATGATTATGCACGCCCCTATGGTGGGATTGGCATTCTCCTCTCGATCGCCGCATTCATCGTTCTGATGGTGTGGGGTGCGGCGAATACCCGTATCGATCCCGTGGTGCTCGTCGCCATCCCGGCAATGGGCGCCATCACCACCGGGGCGGTCTGGGCCTTTCTCAGGTACGTCCTCCGCTGGGAGTATGTGGCCGACCCCCTCTATATCCTCCTGATTGCCGGTCATATGCTCGATGCCTCGGCAACCTCATTTGGCATTGACCTCCACCCCCTGCAGTACGTGGAGCAGCATGTCGTCGGTTCGGCGCTGATAGAATGGACAGGGACGGCGTTTGCGATGTTCCCCCTGAAACTGGCGGTGATCATCCCGGCGATATATATCCTTGAGATCTATCGGAGGGAAGGGAACACCGCCTTCTGGCATCTGGTGGTGCTCGCAATGATTGTTGTCGGGATGGCCCCGGGCGTGCGGGACATGATGCGGATGGTGATCTATGTCTAG
- a CDS encoding UPF0179 family protein translates to MADAKPRVTLIGRCLAEKGLEFVYEGEVAACRNCKLLKVCHNLQPGRKYKVVGIRKNTEQECAVHRDGICAIEVIEASVVTLIPADRAILNSRIHYESPCTRTDCRSYALCHPDGIIDGDKYSVAKILGNAPDICEKGRNLKLVELRPV, encoded by the coding sequence ATGGCAGATGCAAAACCGAGAGTGACCCTCATCGGCAGGTGCCTCGCAGAGAAGGGGCTTGAGTTTGTATACGAAGGAGAGGTGGCGGCGTGCAGGAACTGCAAGCTCCTGAAGGTCTGCCACAACCTTCAGCCCGGCAGGAAATACAAGGTTGTCGGCATCAGAAAGAACACCGAACAGGAGTGCGCAGTCCACCGGGACGGCATCTGCGCCATCGAGGTGATCGAGGCATCGGTCGTCACCCTGATTCCGGCCGATCGGGCGATACTGAACTCACGGATCCACTACGAGTCCCCCTGCACCCGTACCGACTGCCGGAGTTATGCCCTCTGCCACCCGGACGGCATCATTGACGGCGACAAATATTCGGTCGCCAAGATCCTGGGGAACGCGCCGGACATCTGTGAAAAGGGGAGAAACCTCAAACTCGTCGAACTCCGACCGGTCTGA
- a CDS encoding stage II sporulation protein M — MSRQEFAIYLAVAVVVFLLGIGAGYAVMASGDPAAEQLIEMVKEGVFAGILDDTPAMIALKIFLNNLQACLVLFLGGATFGILTLFILISNGVVIGVFAGEILDRVGLSGLALGLIPHGIFELPALFISAALGLSLARSLLAELSGMGDAAADAARMGGLFLRIVVPLLALAAVIEAFITPALLQIVV; from the coding sequence ATGTCTAGGCAGGAGTTCGCAATCTATCTCGCCGTCGCTGTTGTTGTATTTCTTCTCGGAATCGGTGCGGGGTATGCGGTGATGGCCTCGGGCGACCCTGCGGCCGAGCAACTGATCGAGATGGTGAAGGAGGGGGTGTTTGCCGGTATCCTCGACGATACGCCGGCAATGATCGCCCTGAAGATCTTTCTGAACAACCTCCAGGCCTGCCTGGTTCTCTTTCTCGGAGGGGCGACCTTTGGTATTCTGACCCTCTTCATTCTCATATCAAACGGGGTGGTCATCGGGGTGTTTGCCGGCGAGATTCTCGATCGGGTGGGTCTGTCCGGTCTTGCACTCGGGCTGATTCCGCATGGGATATTTGAACTCCCTGCCCTTTTCATATCTGCCGCTCTGGGCCTCTCCCTTGCTCGTTCCCTGCTTGCAGAACTATCAGGGATGGGGGATGCCGCCGCCGATGCCGCCCGTATGGGAGGGCTCTTTCTCCGTATTGTCGTCCCTCTTCTGGCGCTGGCGGCTGTTATAGAGGCTTTTATTACGCCCGCACTCCTACAGATAGTAGTTTAG
- a CDS encoding tRNA uridine(34) 5-carboxymethylaminomethyl modification radical SAM/GNAT enzyme Elp3, whose product MDETDLYREIISRISSQSCSPADLQRIKIDVCRKYGASTLPKNSAILAAATPEEAEALRSVLLVKPTRTLSGVAPIAVMTSPAPCPHGICLPCPGGPEHPFGSPQSYTGQEPAALRGTQNEYDPCRMVQARLTQLEALGHHVDKAELIVMGGTITARTREYREWFVTSCIHAMNEYGTGGCSPLPEKDEVFHRNETAAVRCIATTFETRPDWCRREHVMDMLDLGVTKVELGVQHTDDGILAFNRRGCTVEDAVEANRILRDTGIKVGFHVMPNLPSSTLEADQEMFSTIFADERFRPDFLKIYPTLVTPGSAIEDLWRRGDYAPYNEDDLIGLIAYAKSLLPEYVRLQRVQRDIPARLIVAGSRHSNFRQLAQERLQAGGGMCRCIRCREAGRRTAGAAPALQDLVYRACNGEEHFIQAAAGDALIGFARLRFPSEVIRPELEDAALLRELHVYGMMVRLGKQGSGGEYQHRRYGSLLLTRAEETAAAAGYTRMAVNSGIGVRPYYRGQGYCREGPYMVKRIS is encoded by the coding sequence ATGGACGAAACTGATCTCTACAGGGAGATCATCTCCCGCATCTCTTCTCAATCGTGCAGCCCTGCGGATCTCCAGCGTATCAAGATCGACGTCTGCCGGAAATACGGGGCCTCCACCCTCCCGAAAAATTCGGCGATTCTTGCAGCGGCCACACCCGAAGAGGCGGAGGCACTCAGATCGGTTTTGCTCGTGAAACCGACACGCACTCTCTCCGGGGTGGCCCCGATTGCGGTCATGACCTCACCGGCACCATGCCCGCACGGTATCTGTCTCCCCTGTCCCGGCGGCCCGGAACACCCGTTCGGGTCTCCGCAGAGTTACACCGGACAGGAACCCGCCGCACTGCGAGGCACCCAGAACGAGTATGATCCCTGCCGCATGGTGCAGGCCCGCCTCACCCAGCTGGAGGCCCTCGGTCATCATGTGGACAAGGCGGAGCTGATCGTGATGGGCGGGACGATCACCGCACGCACCCGGGAGTACAGGGAGTGGTTCGTCACCTCCTGCATCCATGCGATGAACGAATACGGAACAGGTGGATGCAGCCCTCTTCCAGAGAAAGACGAGGTGTTTCACCGGAACGAAACGGCGGCGGTCCGTTGCATCGCCACCACATTCGAGACGCGCCCGGACTGGTGCCGGCGTGAGCATGTCATGGACATGCTTGATCTCGGGGTGACAAAGGTCGAACTCGGCGTCCAGCATACGGACGACGGCATTCTTGCATTTAACCGACGCGGCTGCACGGTGGAGGATGCCGTCGAGGCCAACCGGATCCTGCGGGACACCGGGATCAAGGTGGGCTTCCATGTCATGCCGAACCTTCCCTCGAGCACCCTCGAGGCAGATCAGGAGATGTTTTCGACTATCTTTGCCGACGAGCGCTTCAGGCCGGACTTTTTGAAGATCTATCCAACGCTTGTCACTCCGGGTTCGGCGATCGAGGATCTCTGGCGGCGCGGTGACTATGCACCCTATAACGAGGACGACCTGATCGGGTTGATCGCATATGCAAAGTCCCTCCTGCCTGAATATGTCCGCCTTCAGCGGGTGCAGCGCGACATTCCGGCCCGCCTCATCGTGGCCGGTTCCCGTCATTCGAATTTCCGCCAGCTGGCACAGGAACGCCTGCAGGCAGGGGGCGGGATGTGCCGGTGCATCAGGTGCCGGGAGGCGGGACGGCGCACCGCCGGTGCCGCACCTGCACTGCAGGATCTGGTCTATCGGGCATGCAATGGTGAGGAGCACTTCATCCAGGCGGCCGCCGGCGATGCACTCATCGGTTTTGCACGCCTCCGTTTCCCTTCAGAGGTGATCAGGCCCGAACTGGAGGATGCTGCACTCCTCAGGGAACTCCATGTCTATGGGATGATGGTGCGTCTCGGGAAACAGGGAAGCGGCGGCGAATATCAGCACCGGCGTTATGGATCCCTTCTTCTCACCCGTGCCGAGGAGACGGCGGCCGCGGCGGGCTATACCCGGATGGCGGTCAATAGCGGTATCGGGGTCCGCCCCTATTACCGGGGGCAGGGCTATTGCCGTGAAGGCCCATACATGGTGAAGAGGATATCATGA
- a CDS encoding UPF0058 family protein, with product MQKEELLHLHMLLMHIKKYYETSTGDEIFTPDYDGLGVSPAHIHKNKISHKKAILALGEDLIHQIRTAPHARQVEFTHKATHNEGIVQEH from the coding sequence GTGCAGAAGGAAGAATTGCTCCACTTGCATATGCTTCTTATGCATATTAAGAAGTATTATGAAACGTCGACAGGAGACGAAATTTTTACCCCCGATTATGATGGTCTTGGTGTTTCCCCCGCCCACATCCACAAAAACAAAATCTCACACAAAAAAGCGATTCTTGCGCTCGGCGAAGATCTGATCCACCAGATACGGACGGCGCCCCACGCCCGGCAGGTGGAATTTACGCACAAAGCCACCCATAATGAGGGTATAGTGCAAGAACATTAA